The Pandoraea apista genomic interval GTTTGACCTTCTTGCGTGGTGATGGCCGTGACCGTTCCGCTGATCGGTGCGGTGATGCGCGTGTGCGACAGGTTCGTGCGGGCTTTGTCGACCTTCACGTTCTGCTGACGGATTTGCGAGTCGAGCGATGCCAGTTCGGCCGTCAGGGCGTCGGACTCGGTGCGCGCCTTTTCCAGATCGCGTGGCGAAGTGGCGTCGTCGCGGGCCAATTGGCGCTGGCGTGCCAACTCTCGCTGGGCCTGCGCCTGACGAATCGCCTTGGCGCGACGATCCGCCACCAGCGTGGTGAGCCCGGCGCTCGCTTCGCGCAGATCGTTGTCGCTCGATGTCGGATCGATTTCCGCGAGAAGTTGCCCCTTGGTGACGTGATCGCCGAGCACCACCTTGAGCGAGCGCAACTGCCCGTTGGCCTGCGAGCCGACCTCCACCTGCCTGATGGGTTGAAGCACGCCCGTGGCAAGCACGGCGTCTTCGAGATCGCCGCGCGTGACTTTCGCGCTGAGATACGCGGGCGGCTTTGGGTGCGGCCACAGCCAGATAGCGAGACCGCAAATAGCAACGAGCGCCGCCACGCCGAACTTGCGACGGCGCGTAAGACATGCAAGGGGGAACACAGTGAAACGCTTCATCGATCGGAAATCAGCCCATGGATTCCGCAATGTGCGGACCTGTGGCGATCCTAATCAATGGGGGCGTTGCAAACTGTTTTCAGTTGTTGGGACTTTGTGAACAGAGTTGACCTGCGCGCGAGGTCACGGCAAGGGACGGGCGCCAGCGGGCAAGTCGGGATGTTCGGGCGTTGGATAAGTCAGACGCGGCAGGGGCGCGCCCGGACGTCGCACCACCACCTGGTCGACCACCGCTTCCACATCGGCGGTCTCACCCAGCGCCTTGAGGAATTTCGCCAGGGCAAAGCCGGGGGCGATACACCCCTGTACGACGACGATGCGGCGTTGAAATGTCAACCAGAGCGATGTTTGCGTGGCCCACGGAATATCGGCGGCAATGCTTGAGAGTCGTCGCTGGGCGGCTTCGGCGATCTCCGCGTCGTAGCGATAACTGTTCGACAGCCGGCAGCGTCCTTCGAGCCAGCAGTGATTCCCCTTTTCGATACGGTGATGCGCGTCGGCCAGCCAGTCGGATTCGCGCATGGCGGGGCCAAGTGGAATGGGACAGTCGGGGATGGCTGTGGAAATATGGAGAAAGGGATCGTGGCCGAAATTCTGCACGGTCGCGGCGGCCGGCATACCGGAGACCGGGCCCGATGCCCCGCCGGCCCCGTCTGACAAGGCGTTCGGGGCGGCCGGGGCAGAGGCGTTTAACGAGAGCGCCGTCATCAGGACGATTGCGCTGCGACTGCACAGTGTGAAGATTGCCCGGCACATGCTGCCTCCCGTGCGACATGCAAGCAATGTGGATAATGCCGTGGTATCGGCGCGCACGCGGCGAAATGGATATAATTGCACGCTATATCGCTTAACGTCGCCTAAATATCTGGCTTCTCGGTATTTGACGGCTTGCCACGCCGATATCCGGGGGCGATCGACCTTACCAATCCTTTCTGAAATAAGGATTAGGCGCCATTTTATAAGATGCTTCGGCCAACGCGAGACTGGACGGGCGGGCAAACTGCGGTGTATCTCGACACCGAAGGAGCATCAGTCATGTCCATGGGGATTGGCGCGCCGGGTGCGGCGCTGCATCGCGCCTGGCGTTTGCCGGGGCAGGGATCTGCCGCGACGGTCGGTACACACCGGGCAACGTCGTCGCCGGATCGATTTACGAATGCGCTGCGGGCGCTCTCCAGTACGCCGGAGCCACCCGCCGTGACGCAAGACAGTGCCGTGCAACTGTCGCAAGACGCGCGCGCACCGCGTCAAACTTAAATTACCGAGAGAATTTCATGAGTCTGCATGTTCTGCTGGTCGATGACGATCCTGTCGTTCGCGACCTCTTGCGCGAATTGCTGCATGCCAATGGCATGCAGGTCTCGGTGCTTCACAACGGTGCGTCGCTGCTGCGCCGGCTCGAACTCGAGCGGCCGTCGGTGATTCTGCTCGACATCATGATGCCGGAGCGCGATGGCCTGCGGGCGTTGCAGGATCTGCGCGCCGCCGGCGAAGACATCCCGGTCATCATGCTCTCGGCGCGCGGCGGTCCGCTCGACCGGGCACTCGGGCTGGAATTGGGCGCGGACGACTATCTCGCCAAGCCCTTCGATCCGCGCGAGTTGCTGGCCCGCATTCACGCGGTGCTGCGCCGTCGCGGGCCGGTGGCCGCCAGCGCGCCCGATGCACGCGCGCCGTACCGTTTCGGCCCGTTCGAACTCGATTTCTCGCTGCGCACATTGCAGCGCGAGGGCGAGCGTCTGCCGCTGCGCGATACGGAATTCGCCATGCTCAAGGCGTTCACGCAGCATCCGATGCAGGTGCTGCCGCGCGTGAAGCTGCATGCCATGCTCTACGGCGACGGAATTGCGTTCCGCGATCGCAGTCTGGACGTGCCGGTGTGGCGTCTGCGGCGTCTCATCGAAACCGACCCGTCGGAGCCGCGTTACATCCAGACGATTCGCGGCAAGGGCTACGTGTTCGTGCCTGGCGGCGAATTGTCCGAAGGTGCGACGTCCGACGCGCGTGAGCGATCCGGTGGTGAGGACGTTGGCGATGGCGAGAACCACAGCGACAGTGGCAGCGCGTTGTCGCTCGCTCCGTCGGCATCGGTCAACAAGCGAACGGTGCGCGGCTGGCGGGAGTCGGTTGCGTGAATCTGCGCTGGCCGCTGCGCGACTCCCTGTTCGCGCGCATGGCATGGCTGGGCATTGCCGTGTTGCTGGTGATGCATCTGGTGTGGAGCGCGCTGGTGTTTTACCAGCGTCCGCGCCAGCAGGTGGACGGCTTCGCCCGCGGTTTGCTGGTTGCGATTCAGAGCGTGGACCAGCGGGCGGTCGCCCCCGGTAGCCTTGCACCGCCGCACGGGCTTCGGCGCGTGCCGCTGGCGCAAGCCCCGGCCTTTGCCGATGGTGCGGACGACGAGCGTGCTGCCCGACTACGTCAGGAACTGCTCTCGCGATTGCCGCCGGGTACGCAGTTGCACATGGTCAACGAGCGCAAGCGAGGCAGCCTGTGGGTCTTGCTGCCGCAGCACACCGAGTGGATCGTGATCGGCCTCGACTTGCCGCCGATGCCGCCGTTCGTGCGCGAGACGGTAGGCATTCTGATCGGCGCGGTGTTGCTGGCGTTGCTGATGGCATGGCAAATGCAGCGGCCGATTGCGCGAGTGGCGCAAGCGGCGCGCGTGATTGCGCGGGGGCGCCGCCCGGCGTTGTTGCCCGAGCAGGGGCCGCATGAGTTGCGCGACCTCACGCACGCCTTTAACGACATGGCCAAGCGGCTTGCCGAAGCCGAAGACAATCAGGCAATCATGCTCGCCGGCATTGCGCACGATTTGAAGTCGCCGCTCACGCGGTTGCGTTTGCGCGCCGATCTGATCGACAGCGAGAGTTCGCGCGACGGGTTCGTGCGCGACATCGCATCCATCGATCACATCGTGCAGCAGTTTCTCGCTTACGCGCGCGACGAAGCCGATACGAGTCCGCAGGTGGGTGTCGACGCGTTTCTGCGCGAGCAATTCCCGGCAGACGAAGACGAAGGCAACGGCGTTGCGGCTGCACCGGCCAGTGCAGACCCGGAAGCGGACGCCTCGCTGTTCGTTTGTCATTTGCGTGCCGGCCCGGGCTTCACGTTGCCGCGAACGCTGCTTGACCGGGTGATGTCCAATCTTGTCGACAACGCGCTGGAGCACGGTGAGGCGCCGGTGCGTCTGGCAACGTGGTGCGAGGGTGCCGAGGGATATATCGAAGTGAGCGATTGCGGGGCCGGAATCCCCGACGATCAGGTGGCGCTGGCGATGCGGCCGTTCGTGCGGCTGGACGCATCGCGTGGCGGGGAAGGCCATTGCGGACTGGGTCTGTCGCTGGTCGGGCGGTTGGTCGAGGGACTGGGCGGCACCGTGCGTCTGGACAAGGCGCAGGGCGGTGGTCTGCGGGTCACGCTGCGTTTGCCGCTGACTTCGGCGAACGGGCCGGCGGGCGCTCAGGCCGCCTGAGCGGTTCGAACGCTTGCCGGATTATCCGGCTCGAAGGGCTCAGGCGCTGCAATGTGCCGTCCGAGCCGTCCGAGCCGTCTGAATCGTCATCACGCAACCGACCTCAGTAAATCTCCGGCACGATCATTTCATCCGCCACCGGGTGACGAATGTAATCCTCGCTGCGCGCACGCTCGGGCAGTACGACGGGCGAGCGCTCTACGTCGTGATACGGCACTTGCGCCAGCAGGTGATGAATGCAATTCAGCCGCGCGCGTTTTTTGTCGTCTGCCTGCACAATCCACCACGGCGCTTCCGGAATGTGGGTGCGCTCGAGCATCACTTCCTTGGCGTGCGTATAGCTCTCCCAGCGACGACGGCTTTCCAGATCCATCGGGCTGAGCTTCCACTGCTTGAGCGGGTCCTGAATGCGAGCGAGGAAGCGCGCCTCCTGCTCTTCGTCGGAGATCGAGAACCAGTACTTGACGATCTGGATACCGCTGCGCACGAGCATCTTCTCGAACTCGGGCACCGAGCGGAAGAACTCTTCGTATTCGCCTTCCGTGCAGAAGCCCATCACGTGTTCCACGCCTGCGCGGTTGTACCAGCTACGGTCGAACAGCACGATTTCGCCGGCGGCGGGCAGGTGCTGGACATAACGCTGGAAGTACCACTGCGTGCGCTCGCGATCGTTGGGGGCGGGCAGGGCTGCCACGCGGCACACACGAGGATTCAGGCGCTGTGTAATGCGCTTGATCGCACCGCCCTTGCCGGCGGCATCGCGACCTTCGAAGATCACCACGAGCCGATGACGGCTGCGCATGACCCAATCCTGCAACTTGACGAGTTCGCCTTGCAGACGGAACAGTTCGCGGAAATATTGCAGGCGATCGCTGCGTGCCGCGTCGGTCAGATCGTTGAGGCCGGGCAGACGAAGGTCGTCGATCTCCATCTCGATCTCTTCGTCGTAGCTGTCGATCAGATCATCTTGGAGGCGACGCGCTAGCGAGGCGTCGTGGTCGGCGTCGGAATCGAATTGGGTCATGGCGACGATCTCTTACGGGCCAGAAAACACAAAAGGCACCCTTGTATCCTGGGTGACGGCAGGCAGACGTTGCGCGATATCGCATGCAAGGTATGCCCGAGAATCCGTTCCGAGTATGCGACGATTTTATGACACCCGCATGGCGTTGATGAACACGGTTCGGCCGGATTTGCCGTCGAAGCCCGCTGGGCGGGCGTGAGCGGCCTTGGCAGTGTGGGGTTTGATTGTCACGAAAATGAAATGTGACATTGTCATGATGTCCGATCCCACCGCGCTGCGGTGCGGGTCAGGCCATTCCCCACGTTCGTTCAGACACAGCGCGCATGTTCGCCGACCTAGTTCACAACGCTTATGGCTGCGATCAGGCTGGCCTGATCTACGGCTACCGCTTTACCGATGGCGCGCCGCCCGAACCGATCGATTCGGCCGAGGCGCTCGGGTGGCTGGCGCAAGGTGCGCGCGCGGAGGGCTTCCTCTGGCTGCACTTCAATTTCGCGCACGCCGCGTGCGAGAAGTGGCTGCAACAGCACCTGAGCCTGCCTCACGAATTCTACGAGAGCCTGAGCGAAGGTTCGCGTTCCACGCGCATTGAACATTCGGACGACTGGCTGCTTGCCGTGATCAACGACGTTATTTTCGCCTTCGATATTGCGCAATCGGAGATCTCGACGCTACGTGTCGCCGCTAACGCCCGCCTGCTGGTGACCGGGCGCGTGAAGCCGCTGCGATCGATCGACAAGCTGAGGGCGTCGGTCAAACGCGGCGAAGCCTTCCGCTCGCCGCTGGCGTTGCTCGTGCATTTGCTGCGCGATCAGGCGGATGTGCTTGAACGTATCGTGTGTGAGACGAGTCGTCGTGTGGATACCGTTGAAGATCGCTTGTTACAGCAACGTATCGAGAGCAATCGCGCAGATTTGGGCTCGTTGCGCCGGGTGCTGGTGCGATTGCAGCGGCTGCTGGCGCCCGAGCCCGCGGCGCTCTTTCGACTGCTGAGCCGCCCTCCGGTGTGGGGGCATGCCGAAGATGTGCAGGAGTTCCGTCAGGCGACGGAAGAGTTCGCGGTGGTGCTCAGCGACCTGTCTGCACTGCTGGAGCGGATAAAACTGCTGCAAGAAGAGATCGCGGCGATGGTCAGCGAGCGCACCGAGCGCACGATCTACACGCTCACGGTCGTGACCGTACTCGCCTTGCCCATCAATATCGTGGCAGGTTTTTTCGGCATGAACGTGGGGGGTATTCCGCTCTCGGATCATCCGCACGGCTTCTGGGTGCTGGTCGCCATTGTGGCGACCGGAACTGCCGCTGCCGGCGGGTGGGCGTTCCGGCGCCGCCCGGATTGAGTGACGCGAAGCGCGAGACGAGAGACGAGAGACGAGAGACGCCGGCGGGGGCGCGGAATCCGGCGTCGATGCTGCCATAGCGCTCGACCGGCGCCTGCGCGAGCTCAACGCCGCAGGCCTTCAGCCGGGTATCCGATCCACTGCGGCCAGTACGTCCTCCGGGCGAATCTCCCGGGAGCATTCGAACGCCCGCGCGGTGCCCTTGTGCCGTGGACACCAGTGAAAGTCGTTGTGATCGTAGCGCAATGCCGGGTCGTGCCAGCAGCCGGTACAGACGTTGCGCGCAATCACGCGGTATGGTGTGGTGAACTCGTTGTGCGGCAGCGTAAAGCCCGAAATCAGCACCGTGGGGGTGCCCATCGTCCACGCCAGCCACGCCAAGCCGCTCGACAAGCCGATGAACGCGTTCGCGTGCATCAGCCAGCGTGCGCGTTCGGTCAGCGGCAGATTGCCCGTTGCATCGATCGCGCCCTGAGGAACCGATTGCCAGAAATCGCCTTTGCCGTGCCGGGCCTTCTGATCGATGCACACCACCTGCACGCCGCGTTCGCGCAAACCGGCCACGACGGTATTCCATCCGTCGGGCCGGTTCCAATACTTGCATTGCGCCGTGCTCTGGACGGCGATACACACATACGGTTCGGCCATTGGCCGCGACACGTCCGGCAACGCCGTTTTTGCCGGTGCCTCGGCGTCGTCGACACCGAGAATGTGCGCGGCCGTACGATGCAACCCCGTCTCCCGGAAGTCGCGCGGTTGCTGGGTGAATCCGTGATCGTCGAAGAACAGGCCCACGTTGTACGTTGCGTAGTACTTGCGCCGCTCGACTTTGTCTTGCGCAACGAAGTCCACGCCGGGATACGCGTCGCGGAACAATGCCGCCACAGCAGGGGTGACCACGCAGGCCAGACGGCAAGCGTGGGTATCGGCGAACCGCAGGGCATAGGGCAGCCAGCCGAGCACGTCGCCCAGCGCCGCGACCGGGAATTGCACGAGCACGTCCTGATCGCGCGCCTCGTAGCGATGCTCGAAGACCACCACGTCGTTCAGCCAGATCGTGATGCCATAGGGCACGAAGTACTTCACGGGGCTACGCACAACCCCTGAGGACAGCGATACCTCGGCGAGCGTGGTGTCATCGCGCAAATCGCTGATGCGCACGCGCCACGGCAGCGGTTGACCGAAATCGGGAATGACCACGCGTGCGCCGTCGTTGAAGTCAAAACGCAGGCCGGCGGGACCCACTTGCGTGGGCAACAGGGCGGGCGCCAGAAAGATCTGGTGTGGCGACGCGACAAACGGTGTCACCACCGGCGCGGGATCGGGCGATGTTGCGCCGGTCGTTGCGTCGGGTTGTGAGGGGGTAGAGACGGCATCGTTCATGCACGACACCTTACGCCGGACGGCTCGCAGGCAATTGTGCGGCAAACGTGCCGAAAGGGGCCCAATTCACGAAATTGGCCGGTTTTGCCGTCATGATCCCTTTCGGAGCCTTTCTGCGGGAAGGAAAACGCTCAGGTCGTGCCGGTCATCGTCTGGTATTGCGCGCGCAGGGCCTGCGTGAAAAGCCGATGCGTCTCGCGCGGGTTCTCACGACGCGTGAACATCGCCACGGGGGGCAGGGTCCAGGTCAGCGACCACGGCACGACGGCCACGCCCGCCACGCGCACCAGCTCCTCGGCAATGTCGGCGGGCAGCAGCGATACCGCGCGCTCGCTGCTCGCCAGCAATTCCCCGGTCAGGCGCGACGAGAAGCTCTCGACCACAGGCACCGGCGGCACCACGCCCGCATGCAGGAAGAGGTCGGAGAGTTGATCGCGCATCGGCGTGTTGGGCGCACCCATGACCCAGTCAAGCTCGGCCAGTTGCGACCACACGGGAGCGCTGCGTCCGAGCCGGGCGGCCAGACGGCGGCTGGCCACCACCCGTGGCATCTGGTGATGCAGGACTTCGAACTGCACCTGCGAGAGATCAACGCTGGCGGCGGCGCGCCCGATCACGACGTCCAGCGTGTGATCGCGCAGTTGCGCCATGAGCGCTTCGCTAGTGCCTTCGTGCAGGGTGACAGTCAGCCGCTGGGGAATCTGGGCGAGGGTCTGCTGAATGGCGGCGGCGAGCGTCTTGCCGGAGATGTAGGGGATCACACCCACCTGAAGCCTTGCGGCGTGACCGGCCATCACCGCCTCGATGTCGCGGGTCAGATGGTCGAGATCGTGCACCATGGCTTGCGCCCGGGCCAGCACCACGGCGCCCAGCGGCGTTGGTGTCATGCCGCGCGGGGTGCGGTCGAACAATGCGCCGCCCAGCATGCTTTCCAGCTCCGCGAGGGCGCTCGTGACCGCCGGCTGACTTGTCGCCATATGCTCGGCCACCCGAGTGAGCGAGCCGTGTTGCTGGATTTGCAGCAACAGCACGAGATGACGCATCTTGAGCCGGGTCGTCAGCCGCCGAACCGCTTCCCCCGTATCGAATGGCACCGCCCCCATCTGTCCTCAATCCCCCTGAAACCCCCGATGCTCGGGGCTTATACCGAAAATATGATGCCCCCATAGTAATTCAGAATCGCCCCCCGCTGGCGTCTGCCTAGAATGGCCTGACATCTGATGCGCCAGGGCGGCAACCGTCTTCGGAACGGTCCGCAGCGCCACGCAGAGCCGAGACATTCACCGAGGACGACACGCCATGAGCAACAACAACGATCACCAGGCCGCCCTGGAATATCACCAGTTCCCGACGCCGGGCAAGATCTCCGTGACGGCCAGCAAGCCGCTCGTCACCCAGCGCGATCTGGCGCTCGCCTACACCCCGGGCGTTGCGATCCCCTGTCAGGAAATTGCAGCCGATCCGGCGCAGTCGTTCAAGTACACGGCGCGGGGCAATCTGGTCGGCGTGATCACGAATGGCTCGGCTGTGCTCGGTCTGGGCAATATCGGTGCGCTCGCGTCCAAGCCTGTCATGGAAGGCAAGGCCGTCCTGTTCAAGAAGTTCGCCGGGATCGATGTATTCGACATCGAAATCACCGAGAGCGACCCGGACAAGCTCGTTGAGATCATTGCCAGTCTCGAAGCCACGTTCGGCGGTATCAATCTGGAAGACATCAAGGCTCCCGAGTGTTTCACCGTCGAGCGCAAGCTGCGCGAACGGATGAAGATCCCTGTCTTCCACGATGACCAGCACGGCACTGCCATCACGGTCAGCGCCGCGTTCATCAACGGCCTGAAGGTGGTGGGAAAGGACATTCGCGACGTGAAGGTCGTGACCTCGGGCGCGGGCGCTGCCGCACTCGCCTGTCTGGACCTGATGGTCGATCTGGGACTGCCGGTCGAGAACATCTGGGCGACGGACATCGACGGCGTGGTGTACGAGGGCCGTGCCGTCGGCATGGATCCGGACAAGGCCCGTTTCGCGCAGAAGACCGACAAGCGCACGCTGGCGGAAGTGATCGAGGGCGCCGACGTGTTCCTCGGCCTGTCTGCCGGCGGTGTGCTCAAGCCGGAGATGCTCAAGACGATGGCGGCGCGGCCGCTGATTCTGGCGCTCGCCAATCCGACGCCGGAAATCTTCCCGGAAGAAGCGCGTGCTGCCCGCGACGACGTGGTGCTCGCGACGGGCCGTTCGGACTTCCCGAATCAGGTCAATAACGTGCTGTGCTTCCCGTACATCTTCCGTGGTGCGCTCGACGTGGGCGCCACCACGATTACGCGCAGCATGGAGATCGCCGCCGTTCACGCGATTGCCGGTCTCGCTCAGGAAGAGCCGAACGACTCCGTGGCGAGCGCATACGGCGCTTACGACCTGTCGTTCGGACCGGAATACCTGATTCCGAAGCCGTTCGACTCGCGCCTGATCGTACGCATCGCACCGGCGGTGGCGCGTGCTGCGATGGAAGACGGTGTGGCCACCCGCCCGATCGCCGACTTCGACGCATACGCCGAGCAATTGCAGCAGTTCGTGTACCACTCGGGCGCGTTCATGAAGCCCATCTTCTCGGCCGCCAAGCAATTGGTGCGCGACGGCGGCAAGGCCCGCATCGTGTTCGCGGAAGGTGAGGAAGAGCGCGTGCTGCGTGCCGTGCAGGTCATCGTCGACGAGAAGCTGGCTCGTCCGATTCTCGTGGGCCGCCCGGAAGTGCTGCTCGCCCGCATCGAAAAGTTTGGTCTGCGCCTGCGTCTGGGTGAAGACGTGGAAGTGACCAACCCGTACTACG includes:
- the macA gene encoding macrolide transporter subunit MacA, whose protein sequence is MKRFTVFPLACLTRRRKFGVAALVAICGLAIWLWPHPKPPAYLSAKVTRGDLEDAVLATGVLQPIRQVEVGSQANGQLRSLKVVLGDHVTKGQLLAEIDPTSSDNDLREASAGLTTLVADRRAKAIRQAQAQRELARQRQLARDDATSPRDLEKARTESDALTAELASLDSQIRQQNVKVDKARTNLSHTRITAPISGTVTAITTQEGQTVTAIYQIPTILKVADLTMMTIRAQVSEADVVRIREGQHVYFTILGAPETRYEGRLRVIQPSPEKINNAIFFNALFDVPNPNGVLRPDMTAQVSIVRARIANALTFPSVALGEKRADGRYRVRVLDKHGDAHARWVKIGLDNRLTAQALDGLSEGDRVVTADPTDAPPGGGDTGSLL
- a CDS encoding ATP-binding protein, whose product is MNLRWPLRDSLFARMAWLGIAVLLVMHLVWSALVFYQRPRQQVDGFARGLLVAIQSVDQRAVAPGSLAPPHGLRRVPLAQAPAFADGADDERAARLRQELLSRLPPGTQLHMVNERKRGSLWVLLPQHTEWIVIGLDLPPMPPFVRETVGILIGAVLLALLMAWQMQRPIARVAQAARVIARGRRPALLPEQGPHELRDLTHAFNDMAKRLAEAEDNQAIMLAGIAHDLKSPLTRLRLRADLIDSESSRDGFVRDIASIDHIVQQFLAYARDEADTSPQVGVDAFLREQFPADEDEGNGVAAAPASADPEADASLFVCHLRAGPGFTLPRTLLDRVMSNLVDNALEHGEAPVRLATWCEGAEGYIEVSDCGAGIPDDQVALAMRPFVRLDASRGGEGHCGLGLSLVGRLVEGLGGTVRLDKAQGGGLRVTLRLPLTSANGPAGAQAA
- the ppk2 gene encoding polyphosphate kinase 2, producing MTQFDSDADHDASLARRLQDDLIDSYDEEIEMEIDDLRLPGLNDLTDAARSDRLQYFRELFRLQGELVKLQDWVMRSRHRLVVIFEGRDAAGKGGAIKRITQRLNPRVCRVAALPAPNDRERTQWYFQRYVQHLPAAGEIVLFDRSWYNRAGVEHVMGFCTEGEYEEFFRSVPEFEKMLVRSGIQIVKYWFSISDEEQEARFLARIQDPLKQWKLSPMDLESRRRWESYTHAKEVMLERTHIPEAPWWIVQADDKKRARLNCIHHLLAQVPYHDVERSPVVLPERARSEDYIRHPVADEMIVPEIY
- a CDS encoding transporter, giving the protein MFADLVHNAYGCDQAGLIYGYRFTDGAPPEPIDSAEALGWLAQGARAEGFLWLHFNFAHAACEKWLQQHLSLPHEFYESLSEGSRSTRIEHSDDWLLAVINDVIFAFDIAQSEISTLRVAANARLLVTGRVKPLRSIDKLRASVKRGEAFRSPLALLVHLLRDQADVLERIVCETSRRVDTVEDRLLQQRIESNRADLGSLRRVLVRLQRLLAPEPAALFRLLSRPPVWGHAEDVQEFRQATEEFAVVLSDLSALLERIKLLQEEIAAMVSERTERTIYTLTVVTVLALPINIVAGFFGMNVGGIPLSDHPHGFWVLVAIVATGTAAAGGWAFRRRPD
- a CDS encoding autotransporter strand-loop-strand O-heptosyltransferase, which translates into the protein MNDAVSTPSQPDATTGATSPDPAPVVTPFVASPHQIFLAPALLPTQVGPAGLRFDFNDGARVVIPDFGQPLPWRVRISDLRDDTTLAEVSLSSGVVRSPVKYFVPYGITIWLNDVVVFEHRYEARDQDVLVQFPVAALGDVLGWLPYALRFADTHACRLACVVTPAVAALFRDAYPGVDFVAQDKVERRKYYATYNVGLFFDDHGFTQQPRDFRETGLHRTAAHILGVDDAEAPAKTALPDVSRPMAEPYVCIAVQSTAQCKYWNRPDGWNTVVAGLRERGVQVVCIDQKARHGKGDFWQSVPQGAIDATGNLPLTERARWLMHANAFIGLSSGLAWLAWTMGTPTVLISGFTLPHNEFTTPYRVIARNVCTGCWHDPALRYDHNDFHWCPRHKGTARAFECSREIRPEDVLAAVDRIPG
- a CDS encoding LysR family transcriptional regulator, with protein sequence MPFDTGEAVRRLTTRLKMRHLVLLLQIQQHGSLTRVAEHMATSQPAVTSALAELESMLGGALFDRTPRGMTPTPLGAVVLARAQAMVHDLDHLTRDIEAVMAGHAARLQVGVIPYISGKTLAAAIQQTLAQIPQRLTVTLHEGTSEALMAQLRDHTLDVVIGRAAASVDLSQVQFEVLHHQMPRVVASRRLAARLGRSAPVWSQLAELDWVMGAPNTPMRDQLSDLFLHAGVVPPVPVVESFSSRLTGELLASSERAVSLLPADIAEELVRVAGVAVVPWSLTWTLPPVAMFTRRENPRETHRLFTQALRAQYQTMTGTT
- a CDS encoding NADP-dependent malic enzyme; amino-acid sequence: MSNNNDHQAALEYHQFPTPGKISVTASKPLVTQRDLALAYTPGVAIPCQEIAADPAQSFKYTARGNLVGVITNGSAVLGLGNIGALASKPVMEGKAVLFKKFAGIDVFDIEITESDPDKLVEIIASLEATFGGINLEDIKAPECFTVERKLRERMKIPVFHDDQHGTAITVSAAFINGLKVVGKDIRDVKVVTSGAGAAALACLDLMVDLGLPVENIWATDIDGVVYEGRAVGMDPDKARFAQKTDKRTLAEVIEGADVFLGLSAGGVLKPEMLKTMAARPLILALANPTPEIFPEEARAARDDVVLATGRSDFPNQVNNVLCFPYIFRGALDVGATTITRSMEIAAVHAIAGLAQEEPNDSVASAYGAYDLSFGPEYLIPKPFDSRLIVRIAPAVARAAMEDGVATRPIADFDAYAEQLQQFVYHSGAFMKPIFSAAKQLVRDGGKARIVFAEGEEERVLRAVQVIVDEKLARPILVGRPEVLLARIEKFGLRLRLGEDVEVTNPYYDERFHQYWTSYWELRCRDGITKEMARVEMRRRLTLIGAMMVRLGDADGMICGTVGAYHDHLRFVDEVIGKQPGANTYAAMNILLLDKRTVALVDTHVNDDPTAEQIAEFTLAAARQMTWLNLNPKVALLSRSNFGSGSAASGTKMRRVLEMVTAQAPELEIDGEMHGDCALDEGLRSRILPHSRLKGAANLLVCPNVDSGNIAFNLLKTGAGSNVAVGPFLLGVGAPVNVLTSSSTVRRIINMTALTVIQANRD